Proteins from a single region of Geothrix sp. PMB-07:
- the secG gene encoding preprotein translocase subunit SecG encodes MNGLAITFLILFGVLLIGTVLLQPGTKGGLGASFGGGGANSAFGAQGATPFLSKATYWLAGGFLATTLMIEVLIIRQNRSVLEKTSDKPVAAAPAPVVPTPAPATVPVPAPAKK; translated from the coding sequence ATGAACGGCCTTGCCATCACGTTCCTCATTCTTTTCGGCGTCCTCCTCATCGGGACGGTCCTTCTGCAGCCCGGCACCAAGGGCGGCCTGGGGGCTTCCTTCGGTGGCGGCGGTGCCAACTCCGCCTTCGGCGCGCAGGGTGCCACGCCCTTTCTGTCCAAGGCCACCTACTGGCTGGCCGGTGGCTTCCTTGCCACCACGCTGATGATCGAAGTGCTGATCATCCGCCAGAACCGTTCCGTGCTGGAAAAGACCTCCGACAAGCCCGTGGCCGCGGCCCCCGCACCTGTGGTCCCCACGCCTGCCCCGGCCACCGTTCCCGTCCCCGCTCCCGCGAAGAAGTAG
- the aroF gene encoding 3-deoxy-7-phosphoheptulonate synthase produces the protein MLILMEPHATPDQVQEVLALMEASGIRCQVNETPESLSIVAPNASKALKPDRIEPMAGVRRVVPITSPYKLASADAVADRTVVHVRGVKIGGPDLALVGGPCGVESREQLFTVARYVAEAGVKLLRAGAYKPRTSPYAFQGLGLEGLRLLEEARAEFDLGIVTEATEVETFDAVERSADMVQIGARNMQNFALLRRAGRCGKPVLLKRGPSATLEEWLYAAEYVLGEGNRNLVLCERGIRTWSDHARNTLDVSVVPAAKALTHLPVMVDPSHATGRRDLVIPCGLAGVAAGADGLLVETHCHPEKALSDGPQALLPSDFIRLVAQAGAVHRALQAPSLTGLWM, from the coding sequence ATGCTGATTCTCATGGAACCCCACGCCACGCCGGACCAGGTGCAGGAAGTCCTGGCCCTGATGGAGGCCTCGGGCATCCGCTGCCAGGTGAACGAGACGCCGGAATCCCTCAGCATCGTGGCCCCCAACGCTTCCAAAGCCCTCAAGCCCGACCGCATCGAGCCCATGGCCGGGGTGAGGCGCGTGGTGCCCATCACCAGCCCCTACAAGCTGGCCAGCGCCGATGCGGTGGCGGATCGCACCGTGGTGCACGTGCGGGGCGTGAAGATCGGCGGACCGGACCTGGCCCTGGTGGGGGGCCCCTGCGGCGTGGAAAGCCGGGAACAGCTCTTCACCGTGGCCCGCTACGTGGCCGAGGCCGGTGTGAAGCTGCTGCGGGCCGGCGCCTACAAGCCGCGCACCAGCCCTTACGCGTTCCAGGGCCTCGGCCTCGAAGGCCTGCGCCTCCTGGAAGAGGCCCGGGCCGAGTTCGACCTGGGCATCGTCACCGAGGCCACCGAGGTGGAAACCTTTGACGCTGTGGAGCGCAGCGCGGACATGGTGCAGATCGGCGCGCGCAACATGCAGAACTTCGCCCTGCTGCGCCGGGCCGGGCGCTGCGGCAAGCCGGTGCTGCTCAAACGCGGCCCCTCGGCCACGCTCGAAGAGTGGCTCTACGCCGCCGAGTACGTGTTGGGCGAAGGCAACCGCAACCTGGTGCTGTGCGAGCGCGGCATCCGTACCTGGTCCGATCATGCCCGCAACACCCTGGATGTGAGTGTGGTCCCCGCCGCCAAGGCCCTCACCCATCTGCCGGTGATGGTGGATCCCAGCCACGCCACAGGGCGCCGGGATCTGGTGATCCCCTGCGGCCTCGCGGGCGTGGCGGCCGGGGCGGACGGCCTGCTGGTGGAGACCCACTGCCACCCGGAGAAGGCTCTCAGCGATGGCCCCCAGGCCCTGCTGCCGTCGGACTTCATCCGCCTGGTGGCCCAGGCCGGGGCCGTGCATCGGGCCCTGCAGGCCCCCAGCCTCACTGGGCTCTGGATGTAA